Proteins from one Stenotrophomonas aracearum genomic window:
- a CDS encoding CD225/dispanin family protein: MNHLPPPTPSGVVVPNNLVWAILTTLFCCLPLGVVSIVYAAQVDGRRAAGDVAGAYAASRKAAGWAWASALALPVLLLLWFGLFGGIAALGALSEL, translated from the coding sequence TTGAATCATCTGCCGCCACCGACCCCGTCGGGTGTAGTCGTTCCCAACAATCTTGTGTGGGCGATCCTGACCACGCTGTTCTGCTGCCTGCCCTTGGGCGTGGTGTCGATCGTGTATGCCGCCCAGGTCGATGGCCGCCGCGCCGCCGGCGACGTGGCCGGGGCGTATGCCGCATCGCGCAAGGCCGCGGGGTGGGCATGGGCGTCAGCGCTCGCGTTGCCGGTACTGCTGCTGTTGTGGTTTGGCTTGTTCGGCGGCATTGCCGCGCTGGGCGCTCTTTCCGAACTCTGA
- a CDS encoding MFS transporter → MSGHSQFALLRQRRFLPFFIVQSLGAFNDNVYRQAIIGLLFYLGVSQEEQSLYTTLAPAIFILPYFLFSALAGQIAEKLEKSRLIVITTTMEIAIMSLAAVGFLTQNMPILLVALFCTGLQSTLFGPVKYSVLPSVLKPEELTGGNGLVEMGTSMSILTGMISGGIIFTLAGSFGPVVAATAVIGLAIAGNITARMIPKVDAGAPDLKINWNPIPESLAVLRLAKKQKAVANAILGVSWFWFVGTMLTSQLPTYAVVNLGGEPTLYIFALALFSIGTGVGSLLCEKLSGRTVEIGLVPLGAFGMTAFMLDLYFARAGTATSAGLGVAAFVAAPGSVRIIVDLVGIGLFTGFFVVPLFALIQSRTPKSEMSRVFAALNIQNSGFIVAAAMIALATQKFLHWTIPQLFLALAIANAVVAIYIFTIVPEFLMRFLSWVMVRFLYRLRPHGIEANVPDEGAALIVCNHVSYMDALILSATIPRPVRFVMYYRIFNIPVMRWIFRTAKAIPIAGAREDPALMQAAFDEVDRALAEGELVCIFPEGALTRDGEMAAFKSGVEKILERRPVPVVPMALRGMWASMWSRRDSRLGRMRVPRRLRAHIEVIAGLPVDGATATAEGLEAQVRALRGDQG, encoded by the coding sequence ATGTCCGGCCACAGTCAGTTCGCCCTGCTCCGCCAGCGCCGCTTCCTGCCGTTTTTCATCGTCCAGTCGTTGGGTGCCTTCAACGACAACGTGTACCGCCAGGCCATCATCGGCCTGCTGTTCTACCTTGGCGTCAGCCAGGAAGAACAGTCGCTGTACACCACGCTGGCCCCGGCCATCTTCATCCTGCCCTACTTCCTGTTTTCCGCCCTCGCCGGCCAGATCGCCGAGAAGCTGGAGAAATCGCGCCTGATCGTGATCACCACCACCATGGAGATCGCGATCATGTCGCTGGCCGCCGTCGGCTTCCTCACCCAGAACATGCCGATCCTGCTGGTGGCGCTGTTCTGCACCGGCCTGCAGTCCACCCTGTTCGGCCCGGTGAAGTATTCCGTGCTGCCCTCGGTACTCAAGCCGGAAGAACTCACCGGCGGCAACGGCCTGGTGGAAATGGGCACCTCCATGTCGATCCTCACCGGCATGATCAGCGGCGGCATCATCTTCACCCTGGCCGGCAGCTTCGGCCCGGTCGTGGCCGCCACCGCCGTGATCGGCCTGGCCATTGCCGGCAACATCACCGCGCGCATGATTCCCAAGGTCGACGCCGGCGCGCCGGACCTGAAGATCAACTGGAACCCGATTCCCGAATCGCTCGCCGTGCTGCGCCTGGCCAAGAAGCAGAAGGCCGTGGCCAACGCCATCCTGGGCGTGTCCTGGTTCTGGTTCGTCGGCACCATGCTCACCTCGCAGCTGCCCACCTACGCGGTGGTCAACCTCGGCGGCGAACCCACCCTGTACATCTTCGCGCTGGCGCTGTTCTCCATCGGCACCGGCGTCGGCTCGCTGCTCTGCGAAAAGTTGTCCGGGCGCACGGTGGAAATCGGCCTGGTGCCGCTCGGTGCATTCGGCATGACCGCCTTCATGCTCGACCTTTACTTCGCGCGCGCCGGCACCGCCACCAGTGCCGGGCTGGGCGTGGCCGCGTTCGTCGCGGCGCCGGGCAGCGTGCGCATCATCGTCGATCTGGTCGGCATCGGCCTGTTCACCGGCTTCTTCGTGGTGCCGCTGTTCGCGTTGATCCAGAGCCGCACCCCGAAGTCGGAAATGTCGCGCGTGTTCGCCGCGCTCAACATCCAGAACTCCGGCTTCATCGTCGCCGCCGCCATGATCGCGCTGGCCACCCAGAAGTTCCTGCACTGGACCATTCCGCAGCTGTTCCTGGCGCTGGCCATCGCCAACGCCGTGGTGGCGATCTACATCTTCACCATCGTTCCCGAATTCCTGATGCGCTTCCTCAGCTGGGTGATGGTGCGCTTCCTGTACCGGCTGCGCCCGCACGGCATCGAAGCGAACGTGCCCGACGAAGGGGCCGCGCTGATCGTGTGCAACCACGTCAGCTACATGGACGCGCTGATCCTGTCGGCGACCATCCCGCGCCCGGTGCGCTTCGTCATGTACTACAGGATCTTCAACATTCCGGTGATGCGCTGGATCTTCCGCACCGCCAAGGCGATTCCGATCGCCGGCGCACGCGAGGACCCCGCGCTGATGCAGGCCGCGTTCGACGAAGTGGACCGTGCGCTGGCCGAAGGCGAACTGGTCTGCATCTTCCCCGAAGGCGCACTCACCCGCGACGGCGAAATGGCCGCGTTCAAGTCGGGTGTGGAGAAGATCCTGGAACGCCGGCCGGTTCCGGTGGTGCCCATGGCATTGCGCGGCATGTGGGCCAGCATGTGGAGCCGGCGCGACAGCCGCCTGGGGCGGATGCGGGTGCCGCGCCGCCTGCGCGCGCACATCGAGGTGATCGCCGGGTTACCGGTGGACGGTGCCACCGCGACGGCGGAAGGGCTGGAAGCGCAGGTCCGCGCACTGCGCGGCGATCAAGGCTAA